The nucleotide sequence TTATGAACAAGATTACAGAAGTGCAAAGCTGACGGATATTGCAGAACAGGCTGATATTCCCGTTGCGCTTATTTATACCTACTTCAAAAATAAAGAAGGATTATTTGATGAAGTAGTCGCAGGCGTATTGGATAAAATTATTAAGATGATGGAAGATGAGGAAAAGATGGAAGCCGGAAGCCCCTATGAAAGATTTAATCGGGGCGGAGCGTCTCAACTTCCCAAACTGTTAAAAAACAGAATTAAACTCATCATTTTAATAGACAAGAGCTCGGGAACGAAACATGAGAATGCAAAAGATATGTGGGTCAAGCGGTTGGAACAGCATATAAAAGACGGTTTAAAAAGATATTCAAAAACCAAACACGATCCCATGCTTGCCCATAT is from Treponema denticola and encodes:
- a CDS encoding TetR/AcrR family transcriptional regulator, encoding MQVLKEEVKDRILTAAEKIFYEQDYRSAKLTDIAEQADIPVALIYTYFKNKEGLFDEVVAGVLDKIIKMMEDEEKMEAGSPYERFNRGGASQLPKLLKNRIKLIILIDKSSGTKHENAKDMWVKRLEQHIKDGLKRYSKTKHDPMLAHILANNYVEGLMEIARHYKNEKWAEDMLFVINKCYFDGVESL